GCAGCTTTACGACCTGTACGGGCTCATACGTGAGCCCGTTTTTTTTGGCCTGCCCACCATGCACACACTCCTTGCCTACATAACAGCCTCCTCCCGGAATCACCGCCCCGGAGATTTTGAGACCCTGCTGCCGATCGGCCTCTGCTCGTTATACGCGCTGCTGCGTTCACGGGGTATGCCGGCAACCCTGGCCAACCTGTGCGGGATGAACGACAGGGCCATTATCGACCTGCTGCTCCAGCAGCGGCCGTCAGTCGTGGGGCTTTCGCACTGGACCCACAACCGGCATGCCACCCTGCAGCTGGCCGGCCTGGTCAGGCAGACCTTGCCCGACACCATCATCCTGCTGGGCGGCGGCCATGCAACCCATCAGGCGGAGTTAATTCTCAAACATCACCCCGAAGTTGACCTGGTTGCCGTCGGCGAAGCAGAACAGACACTGCTGGAACTTTTGGAGGCACTGGACAACGGCAGCCCATTGACAGCCGTTCCCGGCCTGGTCATGCGTGACAACGGCACGATCCGGCGGACCGGGCAACGCCCACCCTGGCCGGATCTGGATCACCTGCCGTTTCCCTTTCTCTGGCTCCATGAAGCGATTAACGTTGACCAACCGCTGCAGGCCGAATTTATCAGCAGTTCCCGCGGCTGCCCTGCCGCATGCAGCTTCTGTGCATCCCCGGCCTTCTGGGGGCGGCGGGTACGCTATCGCTCAGCCCATTCCGTGGCAGAGGAGATGCTCTACCTCCGTGACCACTATGGCCTACTGTACCTTTCCCTGCGTGATGACACCTTCACGGCAGACCGCCGCAGAACCGTCGAGCTCTGCCGCGAACTGATTGAAAGACGGGTCAACATCTTCTGGAACTGCCAGTCACGAGTTGAGGCAATTGACTGTGAAACCCTGGCATGGATGCGGCGAGCAGGCTGTGAATGCGTCCAGCTGGGGGTAGAATCAGGTTCATCAGCCATGCTAAAACTGCTGGGCAAACGGATCACGCCGGAACAGGTCGTCGAAGCGGCAGACCTGATCAGACAGAGCGGCATGCAACTTTCAGTCTACCTGATCACCGGTATTCCCGAAGAATCTGATGCCGACCGGCAGCAGACGATCAACCTGATCAAACGGATTCAACCCGATGACCTGCAGGTGGCGCCGCTGGCCTACTACCCCGGCACAGCGCTGTTTGAAACGGCTGTCGCCGTAGAAAAAGTGGCGGAGACCCTGTTTGAAAGCAGCAGGGACGAGGCCGTGCTGGCAACCCCGAACGGCCGGCAGCAGGTCAAGCGCCTGCTTGCCCGCACCGCTCAGTACCGCAACAACTGCAGCATGCAACAGCTGCTTGCCATCCAGAGGGATGCCGGTTACAGCGCCGTAACGGCCATGCAGGCCGGTGACCGTTATGCTGCGGATGGCGACCCGCACCAGGCTGAGCAACAGTACTGCCAAATCACCCAGAATGAACCTGACCACCCCTGGGGCTGGCTCTTACTTGCAGAGCTGTATGAGCAGTACGGGCAGCTCAAAAATGCAGCGCACTGTTACCAGCAGCTCTTGAAGCTGGTACCCCGGCACAGACCTGCCGCAGACGCGCTACGGCGCCTGGACCACTAAAAAAGGCGGCTGAACTTTCGTTCAGCCGCCTTTCACAACGCTTCAGGATCAGACCTGTTTACTTCACAACCTCTACCGCCTGGGTCAGAACCAGGGCATCAAAGGTACGCTTCAGGGTTTTGCTGGGGAAGTTCGGCAGAGCCGGTGCGTCTGCGTACTTG
Above is a window of Trichlorobacter lovleyi SZ DNA encoding:
- a CDS encoding B12-binding domain-containing radical SAM protein — its product is MHTLLAYITASSRNHRPGDFETLLPIGLCSLYALLRSRGMPATLANLCGMNDRAIIDLLLQQRPSVVGLSHWTHNRHATLQLAGLVRQTLPDTIILLGGGHATHQAELILKHHPEVDLVAVGEAEQTLLELLEALDNGSPLTAVPGLVMRDNGTIRRTGQRPPWPDLDHLPFPFLWLHEAINVDQPLQAEFISSSRGCPAACSFCASPAFWGRRVRYRSAHSVAEEMLYLRDHYGLLYLSLRDDTFTADRRRTVELCRELIERRVNIFWNCQSRVEAIDCETLAWMRRAGCECVQLGVESGSSAMLKLLGKRITPEQVVEAADLIRQSGMQLSVYLITGIPEESDADRQQTINLIKRIQPDDLQVAPLAYYPGTALFETAVAVEKVAETLFESSRDEAVLATPNGRQQVKRLLARTAQYRNNCSMQQLLAIQRDAGYSAVTAMQAGDRYAADGDPHQAEQQYCQITQNEPDHPWGWLLLAELYEQYGQLKNAAHCYQQLLKLVPRHRPAADALRRLDH